A genomic stretch from Chitinophaga agri includes:
- a CDS encoding N(4)-(beta-N-acetylglucosaminyl)-L-asparaginase, whose protein sequence is MQDRRHFLKAAALSAAALSLDGMSSEAKAATAAKKGKVTKPIVVSTWDFGRAANEAAWDVLKKGGRALDAVEAGVKVPEADPNNHTVGYSGYPDRDGRVTLDACIMDELGNCGSVAALEHIVHPISVARAVMEKTPHVMLVGDGALQFALSQGFKKENLLTPESEKAWREWLKTSEYKPIMNIENNSYGPEKATTFSPLRLPGNQYNHDTIGMVALDANGNLSGACTTSGMAYKLHGRVGDSPIIGAGLYVDNEVGAATSTGVGEEVIRVVGSFLVVELMRQGYSPHEACKEAVTRIVKKNRERAKGLQVGFLAINKKGEHGAYCLQKGFNYAVLSEKENNVLIDGKHYF, encoded by the coding sequence ATGCAAGATCGCAGACATTTCTTAAAAGCAGCGGCCCTTAGTGCCGCTGCTTTATCTTTGGATGGTATGTCATCCGAAGCAAAGGCGGCAACTGCCGCTAAAAAAGGTAAGGTGACAAAGCCTATCGTGGTGTCCACCTGGGATTTCGGTCGTGCAGCTAACGAAGCTGCCTGGGACGTGCTCAAAAAAGGCGGACGTGCACTTGATGCGGTGGAAGCCGGCGTAAAAGTACCGGAAGCAGACCCGAACAACCATACCGTAGGATACAGCGGATATCCCGACCGTGACGGCCGTGTAACCCTGGATGCCTGCATTATGGATGAACTGGGAAACTGTGGTTCCGTGGCTGCGCTGGAACATATCGTACACCCTATCTCCGTCGCCCGTGCTGTGATGGAAAAAACCCCTCACGTCATGCTGGTAGGTGACGGCGCGCTGCAATTTGCCCTGTCTCAGGGTTTCAAAAAAGAAAACCTGCTGACACCGGAATCAGAAAAGGCCTGGCGCGAATGGCTGAAAACATCCGAATACAAGCCTATCATGAACATAGAGAACAATTCCTATGGTCCTGAGAAAGCGACCACTTTCAGCCCGCTCCGGCTGCCCGGAAACCAATACAACCATGACACGATCGGTATGGTAGCCCTGGATGCCAATGGCAACCTGTCCGGCGCCTGTACCACCAGTGGTATGGCTTACAAACTGCATGGCCGCGTAGGAGACTCTCCTATCATTGGTGCAGGTTTGTATGTGGATAACGAAGTAGGCGCTGCTACCTCTACAGGTGTAGGTGAAGAAGTGATCCGCGTAGTGGGGAGCTTCCTGGTGGTGGAACTGATGCGTCAGGGTTATTCTCCACACGAAGCGTGTAAAGAAGCAGTTACCCGTATTGTTAAAAAGAACAGGGAAAGAGCGAAAGGATTACAGGTAGGCTTCCTCGCTATCAACAAAAAAGGGGAGCATGGTGCATACTGCCTGCAGAAAGGATTTAACTACGCTGTGCTGTCTGAAAAGGAAAACAACGTCCTGATTGATGGTAAGCATTATTTCTAA
- a CDS encoding copper homeostasis protein CutC: protein MNRKITLEICAGSVASCIAAEEGGAQRIELCDNLLEGGTTPSYGTIAMAREKVKIDLYPIIRPRGGDFLYDDLEFETMQKDIKLCKSLGCNGVVIGLLTADGKVDKVRTKALVDLAWPMGVTFHRAFDMTDDPLQALEDIIETGCERILTSGQRNTATEGIPLLKTLVEKTAGRIAILVGSGVRAHNIAELVKETGATEFHTTAKAYEESGMVYRNPNVSMGGIPGVPEYGISKTQVNEVKKILALANEAAGN from the coding sequence ATGAACAGAAAGATCACGCTTGAAATATGCGCTGGCTCTGTCGCTTCCTGCATTGCAGCAGAAGAAGGTGGCGCTCAGCGTATTGAATTGTGCGATAACCTGCTGGAAGGTGGTACCACCCCCAGCTACGGCACGATCGCCATGGCCCGTGAAAAAGTAAAGATTGATCTCTATCCGATCATCCGTCCACGTGGCGGAGACTTTCTGTACGATGACCTCGAATTTGAGACCATGCAGAAAGATATCAAACTGTGTAAGTCCCTCGGTTGTAACGGCGTGGTTATTGGCCTGCTCACTGCCGATGGTAAAGTAGACAAGGTACGTACTAAAGCACTGGTCGATCTGGCCTGGCCAATGGGCGTTACTTTTCACCGCGCTTTTGATATGACGGACGATCCTTTACAGGCACTGGAAGATATCATAGAAACCGGCTGCGAGCGCATCCTGACCTCTGGTCAGCGCAATACGGCAACGGAAGGTATCCCCTTACTGAAAACACTGGTAGAAAAGACCGCGGGACGTATTGCTATCCTCGTAGGATCTGGTGTACGTGCCCACAACATTGCCGAACTCGTAAAAGAAACCGGCGCAACGGAGTTCCATACTACTGCCAAAGCGTATGAGGAAAGCGGCATGGTATACCGTAATCCAAACGTCAGTATGGGTGGCATTCCCGGTGTACCGGAATATGGCATCTCCAAGACACAGGTGAACGAAGTGAAAAAGATACTGGCCCTGGCCAATGAAGCTGCCGGCAACTAA